ATAAATGATTCTCATAAGTACTATAAAGAAGAATTTGCCACAGCAGCGAATTCTGTATCCAACCACATGGATACTATTCTAAACTTCTTTGATCACCGGGCTACAAATGCCAATGCGGAATCCTTTAATGCGAAAATTAAAATGTTCCGCGCCATCCAAAAAGGCGTTCGGGATGTACCGTTCTTCCTGTTCAGACTCGAAAAACTTTTTGCTTGATTATCGAGTTCTCCCCAAGAAATGTACTTGACCCTTGAAAACACCCGACAAGCAAGTCCTCCACACTAAATAAATACCTGAATTTCAGCAGTTTGTGCTAGCTGAAGATGGTTGGCATGTTATAATTTGCGGGAGGGCAGGCTGTATAGCTGGTCGGGTTACCTTTGGCTATCGGCACCGGACTTGATACTCCCATAAGGAGTTTGGATCTAATTCTGTATATATTGAAAATATATAAAATTAAGTAATATATTTGTTGAATTATATATAAATATCAATACTATACGTTTCGGATTGCAAGTGTAAAGGTGAATTTAGGATAAAAAATCGAGGTTTAATAATTAAAGAAAAAATCTGCACTAGCTATGATCCGTGAGGATACTTAGAATCTTCAAATAATGTTACTATCAATAAGGTGAACGATATGAATAACTTTTTTTCTGACGAATTGAGTTCAAGAAGCTTTGTTTTCAAAGTAATGATGACGCTATTTCTTCTAATTTCGTTGACCGATAATTTGCTTAGCCAAAACTCGGAAGTAAGAGTATTTGATGGCCCATCAACTAGTCATAGCCCTGTTGATAAGAATAATTCAATTGGCGATAGAATAGAGTATTGGAATAACTTGTATTCTAATGAAAAAAGTGACTATTTGAATATAATTAAAGAAAGAACACTATATATTAAACATTTTACTAAAAACCAATATGTCTTAAGTATCGGTGCTGCCATCATTGATTTTGTGGAATTAACACTAATGGAAGGTGTCGAGACAATGGTAGTGGAAGATTTGTTAACCCTACAAACAAGATTTTATGACGCAATATTGGATGAAAAGTTAATAAAATCAGAAGTAAATTCAGAAGGTTTTTTACAGTATACTGTACTCGTGCGCCCAAATGCGACGCAATGGTGGACGGGCACTGTTACGAGAAGTACAATCGGAAATTTTAGTTATAATGTAGCACATGGCAATAGCATTGGAGGTATAAGTGCTGGAAGAAATAGTGTTAACTACAGGTCGAGATCTTGGGTCTTTTTTAACATATCATCAATCCCAAACAACGCAACAGTTGTAAATGCAGAGCTTGATTTTTTCTTGACAGATGCGGGGAATAGTTCGCATAGAATTAATATAGGTCAAATGGATATAAATACATTTAATAGTCTAAATGGCCCTGAAGCAATTTACAATTATATTGGTTCTGTACCCACATTTATAAATAATTGGAATGGAATGACGCCAACAGCACCTGCCGTAAGGCAGGTTTCTTACACAACGTCTGGAAGAAATTATCTGCAAAATAGCATCACAAGTGGAAATATACATGGTATATCTATTAGGCCCGCTTCAGATACGATTATGCAAAGAGGTCAATTTCGTGGATGGGATTGCTGTGGGAATTCCGCTGAGCCTTGGTTGAGAATCACTTATACATTACCCAATCCCACACCTCCACCTCCAACATTAGTTTCTCCTACGAATGGTGCCTCAAATGTACCTGTAAATACAACATTAAGTTGGAATAGCTCCTCTGGAGCCACATCTTATCAGTTACAAGTAGCAACCAGCTCAAGCTTTACCTCATCGAGTTTAGTAGTCAACCAAAGTAACATAACAAGTACTTCAAGAAATGTTAATCTGAACCAGGGAACTACATACTATTGGCGTGTTAGAGCAACAAATAATTCAGGGAGTAGCGATTGGTCTGCAACAAGAACCTTCACGACAATTTGCAATACACCAAGTCTTCCCGTGCTTGTTTCGCCTTCGAATGGTGCTACAATTACGGTTACTAACCCAACATTAAGCTGGAATAGCTCGTCTGGCGCAACACACTATGAGTTACAAGTGGCTACAAATTCAAGTTTTAGTGCTTCAAGCATAGTTTTTAATCAAGGAGTTTCTGGTACTTCGCGAACCATTAATCTTGAACCTGACATCACATATTTTTGGAGGGTAAGGGCTGTAAACAGTTGTGGTGTTAGTAATTGGTCGGCAAGAAGTTTTACAATTCAATTACCCCCTTCAACAATCAACGTAACTGTGAGGAATATCGATAATACACCTAAACAGGGTGCAATTGTGGTAAGGTTTAACTCAAACTGGCAGCCTGTACAGGAACGCATAACTAACGCATCGGGAGTAGCAAGTTTTACAGGTTTACCGGCTAATCAAATATTTCACTTTCAGGTATATAACCCTACAGATCACGTTACTGAAAATGAGTTTTGGGGACAGGTTGCAAACATCAATTCCGGTGTTAGTCAAACAATATCTGTTCCTTTTACCCGAAGGGCACCCTACTCAGGGGGTATAAGCTATAGTTCGCAGAATTTACAATCTGGCGAAGAGGTAACGATTACTGTTGGGGTTGCTAATCCTGAAAACATTAGTAAAAATACACGCGTAAGAATTCAAATTGCACGAGGTACAAGGACAAATGTCATTCATACTGAAATGAAAACGCTGACATTGAGTCCATCTTCAAACAATATTCTAAATTACACCTACACACCTGCGGAACCCGGTGACTATTTTGTCAGAGCTCACTTTACCCAAGCTAACTATGAAAATATGGGTTGGGTTACAACAGACTCATGGAGTTGGCCTGACGAAGTGTCATTTACAGTTCAGCCCCCACCTACTTCAAACATTGGTGTAACCATTCGTAATTTTGATAATGCGCCGAAGCCATTTGCCAAAGTAGTGATGTATAATGCAGAATGGCAGGAATTAGAAGAAAAAGAGGCTGACAGTCAAGGTATAGCATTATTTACGCAAGTGCCGGCAAATCAGATATTCCATTTTGAAGGTTATAATCCAACACCTCACCATTCAGGAAATGAATTTTGGGGGGCAGTTACAAATGTTAACTCAGGTCAGTCTCAGAATATACCAGTTGATCTTGTTCGTAAAGCTCCATTTTCAAGAACGTACAGTTTAAGCACTACAAACTTAAATGTTGGTGAATCAATAAGTATAGGCATAGTTGTTGTAAATGGTGAAAGTTTTCCTGTAAATACAAGAGTTCGTTTACAAATTGCCAAAGATAGTCCTTCGAATATAGTGCATACACAGTCAAGTTCTTTTTCTGCTCCCCCGCTTCAGGAAAATGCTCTAAACTTCAATTTTACCCCACAAGGTGCGGGCGAATACTACATAAGGGCTTGGTTAACAGAGGCTTATTATGATGGTTGGAAATTGACTGACACATGGGCGTGGCCAGAAGATCCTGCATTCACGGTCAATGCACTTGAAGGAAATTTAGAAATTGTGGTTAAAGATGCGAATAACAATAATACCGAAGGAGTAGACCTTGTTATTTATGAAAATACAACATCGGGCTTAGTCAATTTAAACCAGGATAGAACCACAAACCAAAATGGTGTAGCATTTTGGGAGTCATTAGATGCTACAAAAATTTATACTTTTGATGTTTTTAAATCAACGCCGGTTATCGCCGGTTTAAAAGAGTACTGGGGTTCATTGAATCAAATATCAATTTCTCCAAATACGAGTAATCATAGACAATTTAACAGAAACGCCTCTTTTAGTGAAGGAGTACTAATTACAAACGAAAATGGTCATATAGCGAATAGCTTTTTTGGCGGAGAAGTAGTAAATGTCGATGTTAGAGTAAGAAACAGATCTGACTTCACGCAGGATACGAGAGTTGTCTTTCAGGTGGCAACTGATACCTTGGCCACTACTCCAACTCAAATTACGAGTAATTTCAAAAGTATTGAAGCCAACAGTTACGAATATATACGGTTTTCGTTTTTTGCTCCTAACACAGGTGGTACATACTATGTGAGACCGTATAAAACCGAGGTTTCCAACATTAGCAACGAAATAACATTAACAGATACCTGGTACTGGGTAGAAGGGTTTGATGTTACAAGCACCTCAGAATTGTATATCTCAAGTGTAGTACCCCAAACTACAGTGACTTTGAGTCCGGGTTCATCACAACTCTATACTATTACTGTAAGAGATGATAATCAGAATGCCGTAAGTGGAGTAACTGTGCAGGTTGATGATCAAATTGCAGGGTTGAATACTTCCGCGGGACCAACTGATAGCAATGGTCGGACGACTTACATCGTGGAGATACCTTTTGATTTTGTGGCAGGACAATATTCGCTTGAATTTTTTCTATATAATAGTGAAAATACTATTATTAGAAATATTAATGTAGATTCAGATGTTCAAATAGATGCTGTAATTGTTACAGTTGATGGCATAGATATTGGTGCAATGATTGCTGAGTCTGGAACTTATGAAAGAGAATCAAATTATCTTGAAGTTGAGATTGAAGAATTAATTAATTCAAATAGAGTTGAAATAATTCCTTATTCGTGGAATGGTGATATTAGAGACACTGTTCAACATGTCGATTCTTTAAAGACGTTACTTCTTGCAGCATATGAAATAGCATCTATTAATAATGCTAAGCTAATTGTTACTGGTCATAGTTGGGGTACACTATTATCATATGTTGCAATGGCTCAGCTAAGGGAAAATATATTTGTTGATCTATATATAACTCTTAGTTCCCCACTTGGTACTTACTTTGCACATCCATTGCTAACAGATTTGGAGTTTGTAATACATGGAACTACGTATTCGTGGCTAAATGAACTAAACTTCTCGAATTGTTATAACTGTGTACCAAATATAAATAGATTTATCAATTATTGGGCATATAGGGACGCTATATCTGGACCACTAGGTGAAGGTTGGGATTTACGTGCTGAAGATGTTGTTGTAGATTCTTATTTAAACCCAGTTGGTATATACTTATCGCGCCTTTCATTAAATATAATCAACAATATCAGGTGGCATAAATATACTAGTTTAAGACCTACAAATTTTGGAAATAACTTAAGGAACGCTGTTTATTTTGAGATAATGTCTCTGATAGATAATACTCCACCACCTCCTCAACCAGTTGTACTTAATGAAATTGTCATTCCTGATAATATAACTATAGGAGATAATTTTAATATACAAATAGATGCGAAAAATATTGGTGGTTTGGCAACTTATGGATCAATTTCGGTATCCTTTCCTGGTTTGTCTAATCTAGATGGAATACAAATATCTTCTAATACTACAAACCCATCATATGTCTCGACTTATAATGAAGGAGATTTAATATGGAGATATGACGGTGAGCAAATACCAGCGGACTATTTATTGATTGAATATGGTGATCCTGCATGGGACATGAATCATGAACAGACATTAGCACTTGAAATAACTCCTCAAGTTGCAGGTGAATACGTAATTGACGTTAGAGTCAATATGGGTAATCAAAGCACAGGCGCATATTATAATAACCCTATTGAGTCAGAATATTATGATCAACAAGGATGGTCGGTCATAAGATATATTGTTGTCGTGCTACCGGATGATGATGAAATTCCATTAATCACCATTAACCCTGTAATCCTAGATTATGAGCAGGTTGAAATTGGGAATTTTAGCGAGCAAGTGCTCACAATCACAAATACATCTACAAATAATTCAACTCTTTCAGGTACACTTGAAATAGAAGGAGGGTATTTTACAATTACCAGTGGTGATTATTCTTTTAACCTCACATCCGGTCAATATAGTCAAGTTACCGTTCAGTATGCACCAATTGGATCAGAAGCCGTGCACACAGGTATGCTATCCATTTCGCATAATGCACCCAATCGGGAATCACCATTTGACGTTATACTTGTTGGTGATGCAGTTGAAGCCTTAGAGGTAGTTGATATGATTCTTAGCATTGGAAGTATAGATTTTGGAAATATTATTGTTAATGAGTGTGAGAATAAATCTTTACTGATTACCAACTCAACTAATTCAACATCCCAGCTTAATGGAAGTTTGATATTAAATGAGAGTGATCAGTATTCAATCCTAACAGGGGGGCAACCATTTAATATAAGCCCTGGTCAGGATAGGTTAGTTGAGATCGAGTTTTGCGCACCCTCTGAGCTTGGCAATATGAATGCCATGCTAAGAATTGTGCATAATGCTGGAAATATAGATAGTCCAATAGATATCCCACTAACAGCGAACGTAGTATCTGATTTAAGCATGGTTGACTTTGCATTGAATGTAAATGTATTCGATACCGCGTCAAACTCGCAAAACCTGATTATCGGCACAGCATACGATGCAACTAATGGATTAGATCCACAATATGATCAACCAGCACCTCCATCCCCACCAGACGGAGCATTTGATGCGCGGATAAGAACATCAAATGGCAGCTTCTTTAGTTTTTTTCAACCAACGACACAGGAGCAAACGACTTGGAATATAAGATTTGAGCCAGCTTCTAACGCCGGTCCGATTTCATTAAGTTGGAATCCAGATGAACTTCCATCAGAAGGCAGCTTTAGTTTAACGGACATAATTGATGGTAACTTTGTCAGTATAAATATGAGATCAGTTAACGAATTTACTATTCCTTATGACTTTATTAATGAATTGAGACTGACCCATAGTGTAATACATTCGCATAGCAGATCATATACAAGTGGATGGGCACTTGTTGGCATGCCTGTAGTAATGCAGCATAATAGCTATTCAGACATCTTCAATCATGCAATGCCCGGATCCTTTTTTGGATACGAGGGTTCATACATTGGTCAAAGTGTCTTTCTACCTGGAAATGGCTACTGGATTAATCTTACGGATGATGAGGATGTCATTTTTAGTGGTAGTATAATTGATCACATTGAGTTGGATCTTAATGAAAACTGGAATCTTATTTCAGGTACATCGGAATCTACCCCCGTATCTGGAATACAGGATCCAGACAATATTATTGTACCAGGCACAATTTACTACTATGATGGTGCATATGTAGAAGCAACTGTAATAGAGCCCGGCTTAGGTTATTGGGTTCTTGCGAACGATTCAGGCGTTGTAGTGCTAGGTGTATCAGGGCAAAATTTAGCAGGTATGGGCCGGCCGGCTGGTAGTATAAATGAAATTCCTAAAGGATTTTCCAAAATAGAGATTTCAGATGGTCAGCGAACTTTGATTCCCTTGTACTTCGGTGCTGAATTATCAGACGGTGAAAGCTTAATGGGTTATGCATTGCCGCCAATACCTCCTGCCGGATCTCCGGATGCCCGGTTCGAAGGGAATAAGAGGTTGAGCGAATCTGAATTGGTTCATGTAAAGCTGCAACAAGGTTCAATACCAATGGTGTTAAACTTAATAGCGCATGATCACAATGTAGTGTTTACGGTACGTCAGATTAGTGGAAGTGTTCAATTGGATGAAAGTCTAATTGAATCACACCGTACTTTGCAAATCCTGCCTAACACCGAAATTCTTGAAATCCGCCTTAATCATGAAGATTCAACAGTTGAACTGCCTAAAGTACTAACACTAATGCAAAACTACCCTAACCCATTTAATCCGTCAACACAGATTGAGTTTGGCTTGCCACAAGGATCGGATGTTAGATTGGAAATCTTTAATATTTCGGGTCAGCGTGTCGCTCAACTTGTGAATGGTTATCGTGAAGCTGGTTGGCATTCGATTTCCTTTGACGCTTCTAACTTATCGAGTGGCCTATATTTGTATAGAATTCAAGCGGGTAACTTTAGCGAAACTAAAAAAATGATGCTAGTAAAATGATTAGGTTTAAGGCTAACTTTGTGAGGAATGTACTATTATTTATAGCTGCAGTTTTAATCTTTACTGCAGCTACAAATGCTCAGGGAAAAGAGACTGAATTTGTGATTAGCGATGGCATACATCAACAGTCTCTGATAGTGGGAGTACATC
This genomic stretch from Cyclonatronum proteinivorum harbors:
- a CDS encoding choice-of-anchor D domain-containing protein, encoding MNNFFSDELSSRSFVFKVMMTLFLLISLTDNLLSQNSEVRVFDGPSTSHSPVDKNNSIGDRIEYWNNLYSNEKSDYLNIIKERTLYIKHFTKNQYVLSIGAAIIDFVELTLMEGVETMVVEDLLTLQTRFYDAILDEKLIKSEVNSEGFLQYTVLVRPNATQWWTGTVTRSTIGNFSYNVAHGNSIGGISAGRNSVNYRSRSWVFFNISSIPNNATVVNAELDFFLTDAGNSSHRINIGQMDINTFNSLNGPEAIYNYIGSVPTFINNWNGMTPTAPAVRQVSYTTSGRNYLQNSITSGNIHGISIRPASDTIMQRGQFRGWDCCGNSAEPWLRITYTLPNPTPPPPTLVSPTNGASNVPVNTTLSWNSSSGATSYQLQVATSSSFTSSSLVVNQSNITSTSRNVNLNQGTTYYWRVRATNNSGSSDWSATRTFTTICNTPSLPVLVSPSNGATITVTNPTLSWNSSSGATHYELQVATNSSFSASSIVFNQGVSGTSRTINLEPDITYFWRVRAVNSCGVSNWSARSFTIQLPPSTINVTVRNIDNTPKQGAIVVRFNSNWQPVQERITNASGVASFTGLPANQIFHFQVYNPTDHVTENEFWGQVANINSGVSQTISVPFTRRAPYSGGISYSSQNLQSGEEVTITVGVANPENISKNTRVRIQIARGTRTNVIHTEMKTLTLSPSSNNILNYTYTPAEPGDYFVRAHFTQANYENMGWVTTDSWSWPDEVSFTVQPPPTSNIGVTIRNFDNAPKPFAKVVMYNAEWQELEEKEADSQGIALFTQVPANQIFHFEGYNPTPHHSGNEFWGAVTNVNSGQSQNIPVDLVRKAPFSRTYSLSTTNLNVGESISIGIVVVNGESFPVNTRVRLQIAKDSPSNIVHTQSSSFSAPPLQENALNFNFTPQGAGEYYIRAWLTEAYYDGWKLTDTWAWPEDPAFTVNALEGNLEIVVKDANNNNTEGVDLVIYENTTSGLVNLNQDRTTNQNGVAFWESLDATKIYTFDVFKSTPVIAGLKEYWGSLNQISISPNTSNHRQFNRNASFSEGVLITNENGHIANSFFGGEVVNVDVRVRNRSDFTQDTRVVFQVATDTLATTPTQITSNFKSIEANSYEYIRFSFFAPNTGGTYYVRPYKTEVSNISNEITLTDTWYWVEGFDVTSTSELYISSVVPQTTVTLSPGSSQLYTITVRDDNQNAVSGVTVQVDDQIAGLNTSAGPTDSNGRTTYIVEIPFDFVAGQYSLEFFLYNSENTIIRNINVDSDVQIDAVIVTVDGIDIGAMIAESGTYERESNYLEVEIEELINSNRVEIIPYSWNGDIRDTVQHVDSLKTLLLAAYEIASINNAKLIVTGHSWGTLLSYVAMAQLRENIFVDLYITLSSPLGTYFAHPLLTDLEFVIHGTTYSWLNELNFSNCYNCVPNINRFINYWAYRDAISGPLGEGWDLRAEDVVVDSYLNPVGIYLSRLSLNIINNIRWHKYTSLRPTNFGNNLRNAVYFEIMSLIDNTPPPPQPVVLNEIVIPDNITIGDNFNIQIDAKNIGGLATYGSISVSFPGLSNLDGIQISSNTTNPSYVSTYNEGDLIWRYDGEQIPADYLLIEYGDPAWDMNHEQTLALEITPQVAGEYVIDVRVNMGNQSTGAYYNNPIESEYYDQQGWSVIRYIVVVLPDDDEIPLITINPVILDYEQVEIGNFSEQVLTITNTSTNNSTLSGTLEIEGGYFTITSGDYSFNLTSGQYSQVTVQYAPIGSEAVHTGMLSISHNAPNRESPFDVILVGDAVEALEVVDMILSIGSIDFGNIIVNECENKSLLITNSTNSTSQLNGSLILNESDQYSILTGGQPFNISPGQDRLVEIEFCAPSELGNMNAMLRIVHNAGNIDSPIDIPLTANVVSDLSMVDFALNVNVFDTASNSQNLIIGTAYDATNGLDPQYDQPAPPSPPDGAFDARIRTSNGSFFSFFQPTTQEQTTWNIRFEPASNAGPISLSWNPDELPSEGSFSLTDIIDGNFVSINMRSVNEFTIPYDFINELRLTHSVIHSHSRSYTSGWALVGMPVVMQHNSYSDIFNHAMPGSFFGYEGSYIGQSVFLPGNGYWINLTDDEDVIFSGSIIDHIELDLNENWNLISGTSESTPVSGIQDPDNIIVPGTIYYYDGAYVEATVIEPGLGYWVLANDSGVVVLGVSGQNLAGMGRPAGSINEIPKGFSKIEISDGQRTLIPLYFGAELSDGESLMGYALPPIPPAGSPDARFEGNKRLSESELVHVKLQQGSIPMVLNLIAHDHNVVFTVRQISGSVQLDESLIESHRTLQILPNTEILEIRLNHEDSTVELPKVLTLMQNYPNPFNPSTQIEFGLPQGSDVRLEIFNISGQRVAQLVNGYREAGWHSISFDASNLSSGLYLYRIQAGNFSETKKMMLVK